In bacterium, the following proteins share a genomic window:
- a CDS encoding alpha/beta hydrolase family protein, with protein MPNKFDSPVVIDNFIEKWAGKIKPSLEFKGKTKEDVFIWKEKLIKKIKKLLGEFPTPSDLNPELLSVEEKEKFIREKWIIQSEKDCFVPLYLLIPKGNKKKYPAILCCHGHGSYGKDPVAGVHNNNPDIINNIKMHNYNYGQQMAENGFITICPDWRGFGERGGYQDTFFPGRDKCNVYFLQHLILGRTLLGANIFDGMRVIDFLLTREEVDKERIGCMGLSFGGTMATYLTLLDERIKTGDIICYATTTLHYAISRPNFCGSQIVPFLYKYADVGDVIGCICPKPLLIESGVNDTCFWIDSAKKAHEKIKNVYKVAGVENNLWIEIFPGEHSFSGRKAFEFFGKYLK; from the coding sequence ATGCCAAATAAATTTGATAGTCCTGTTGTGATTGATAATTTTATTGAAAAATGGGCAGGAAAAATTAAGCCATCATTAGAATTTAAGGGGAAAACAAAAGAAGATGTTTTTATATGGAAAGAAAAATTAATAAAAAAAATAAAAAAATTATTAGGTGAATTTCCAACCCCATCTGACTTAAATCCAGAACTCTTATCAGTTGAGGAAAAAGAAAAATTTATAAGAGAAAAATGGATAATACAATCAGAAAAAGATTGTTTTGTCCCTTTATATCTTTTAATTCCGAAAGGAAACAAGAAGAAATACCCTGCAATTTTATGCTGCCATGGGCATGGCTCTTATGGAAAAGACCCTGTTGCTGGTGTTCATAATAATAATCCAGATATTATAAATAATATAAAAATGCATAACTATAATTATGGACAGCAAATGGCTGAAAATGGATTTATAACTATATGTCCTGACTGGCGTGGTTTCGGAGAGAGAGGGGGATATCAGGACACTTTTTTTCCTGGAAGAGATAAATGTAATGTATATTTTCTTCAACATCTCATACTTGGAAGGACTTTACTTGGAGCAAATATTTTTGATGGTATGAGGGTTATTGATTTTTTACTTACAAGAGAAGAGGTGGACAAAGAAAGAATAGGTTGTATGGGACTTTCCTTTGGTGGGACAATGGCAACTTATTTAACTCTTCTTGATGAAAGAATAAAGACAGGTGATATAATATGTTATGCAACAACGACTTTACACTATGCAATAAGCAGACCAAACTTCTGTGGAAGTCAGATTGTTCCTTTTCTTTATAAATATGCAGATGTTGGAGATGTAATAGGATGTATATGTCCAAAACCACTTTTAATTGAATCAGGAGTTAATGATACATGTTTCTGGATTGATTCAGCTAAAAAGGCACATGAAAAAATAAAAAATGTTTATAAAGTTGCAGGAGTTGAAAATAACTTATGGATTGAAATTTTTCCAGGAGAACATTCTTTTTCAGGTAGAAAAGCATTTGAATTTTTTGGAAAATATTTAAAATGA